The Oxyura jamaicensis isolate SHBP4307 breed ruddy duck chromosome 5, BPBGC_Ojam_1.0, whole genome shotgun sequence region CTCACAAAGAACACTGAGCACAAACGTATCCTCTCTGACATCCTGAACAATTTTCAGGGCTACAGTCTGCTGCACTTTCATAGCAGAATTTTGTCAGTATATACAGCAGGACTGTAAGAGTGCCTTTTTCAGAGATGTACACTAGATGGCCAATGGCACTTGAAAGTCTATCAAAAAGCCTATATACAATTagttgttggaaagggaaggggTCAGGGAGGCTGTTTAGAAACaaagttacttatttttttttaaatgatccaCCTTCTACTCTGCTTTCCAGGTACTTGTCCAACTCTGCCTCTCTTTTCACCGCCTCTGGTGATACCTTTGGTGCATTCGGAAAACAGATCAATATCACACTCATGTTGTCTCGACTTCCctggtggaaaagaaaaaacgaTTTGAGAATGCATACATACCAGACTAAATCCAcatcaaagcattttacaaacaAGAATTCACCAATCATGGTACTAGAATACAACCTTTGCTCCCACAGATTATCATCATCATtaaccttattttctttccttccagaatTCCAGAAATCTACTTCTTGTAGTTTGTTCAGTAAAAACTACCTTCTAAGtcattatattattttccacttttatgGTCTGAAGACTACCTGGAGCCAATTAGAAAGCCTattgtctttttaaaactgaCATTACTAATAAGTGATGTGCAATTACAAAGCTGTGTTCCCTCTTGTTTTAAGTACCATCTGATCATTctgagaaaacagctgaaatattaAATCAGTAAACAAGATCTGTACTGCTTAAAAACAGTACACAAGAAGTTGTTGAATTCAGAAAATGCTTCCCCCTAAAAAcactgccctttttttttttttcccgtttctAAAAAGACAAATTACAGGTTAGACTATCTGTTAAAAGACCAGCTGGAAGGGGCTTAGGCATTTACAAAAGCATTCTTTGAAATggtaatgtttaaaaattaaacacaactCTAATACTCAAATATATTAGAATACAGACACCTTCTGCTTATGAAAAGTAACCGTTTAGTTTGCTTTCGGTATCCCTGAGCTCTTGTCTGCAAACATGCATCTATATGCTTAGCAgttaatgtaaattaaatgcaaataagatcaagaacaagcagaaatgttttaaaaagtatatacGGGTGTATGAGGAGGTGCTGACAACTGGCTACTGCAAAGGTTACAGCATCCACAAGCCAGTGTTCATTCCCTTGTTTTCAAGACTACCAGACAAAACTGTAAACAGAACTATATGCATTATTAATCTTCCAAAGTGTTGGAAAGCGATTCCTTTTTTCCAAATGGGAAACAATGACCTTTGTAGCCACGTGGCAAGAGCTGAGATGCTCTCTTGCCTCTTTAGTATCAAAAATGTTGGGCATTTTACATTATGACTTATAGCATGCCTTTGGAAAATTAAGTGATAAACCACGAAGCTAAGTATTTCAAATCTTAACTGTACCATCCTACAATATGTTAACACGAGGTGGAAGTTATTGTACACAAAATTGCATACATTTGTTAAACAAAACAGTCCTATCTTTTTCTGCGTTAGCTTCACAGCTGTACGACACAACACTGAATGAGAAGTACAGTAATTAAACCAGAACAAAAGCTGACTTACGAAGTCAGAACTTCATATAATTGAGAGAAAActttaaattgtaaaataagAAGTCAGGGTTCAATCATTTCACATTTATCTTCATGTAATTATGGCAGTAAAGTTACTATATGCCCatgagaggaagggaaaagcaggaagagaaagagtATCTTCTAGTCTGATGAAAGAGTTAAGGTTTTGTAAGGTATGTTGTGAAATAGCAAAGGACAGTTATTGTCCTTGGCTTGCCCATACACTCCCATTAGCTTCTAGTTTCCCAGGTATCACAACATATCTGTACATGATTTTCAACTCTTCATCAAAGATGCCCCTACTGTTGCTGCTGCATGCTTGTTTCCCCTCTATTGCCATTTAAATGGGAATCATGGTAATTACTTTCAAGGTCATGTTGACATAGAACATACTTATCAACTGAAATCATTATTCTTAACGCGTTCATCAACATCTAATagtgaaaacaaacttttcctCTCAAGTCGTGCTACCTTGTACAAGCAGGTGTCAACTATCTCATTGCAAACTTTCTCAAGGTCATCAGTGACTTCAAGTCTGGATCTTACAAAGTCACACAGCTCTTCATTTCCCATAACATCCCAGATACCATCGCAAGCCAGTATGATGAACTGATCATCTTCTTCTGATCTCTCAATTTCATAAACTTCAGGCTCGGGTGAGACTAGCTGTTCTGTAGGACCTTTCCCATGAACACATTTGTAATCAAAGTCTCCAAGCGCCCTTGAAACAGCGAGGGAACCATTCACACGCTGAATCATTACAGAGCCACCCGCATTCTGTATACGCTCTTTCTCCAGTGGATTACTCGGTTTGTGATCCTGCGTGAAGAAGTGAACCTTCCTGTTTCTACAAAGTAAACCTCTCGAGTCTCCACAGTTGATGAAGTATGTGTGTTGGGGAGAAATCATGACACCCACAGCTGTTGACCCACTTCTGTCTGCACCATGTTTCTTCTCGGAGATGACTCTCATGTGTTCATCAATTTGCAGAAAACCTGTTCTGATGCCGCTCTTTACACTCTCCACAGATGGGGGCCCATCTGGCCCTTTAAAATCCTGGTTGCTTGTGATGTGATCTAATAAATGCTCACAGCAGTACTTGGCAACCTGGGATCCAGCGTGCCCATCATATACAGCAAAAAATGACCATCCATCAAGTCCATTTGGCAAACCAATCACAGCTGTATGCGCATCCTCCATTTCAACTCGCCAGCCTTGCATACTACTAAGACCGTAACGAAGCCCATTCCCTTGCCCTTGGGCATTATGCTTCTCCATCTTTGGCTTGTCTAAAAATGCTCCCATGATGACTTTCCTTcagttctgaaaagaaagaaaaaaaggattaaggTATTATTGAACGTAAGCAGTAAATAAACTAATGGAAACTATGAAATAATAGAAAGTGCAAGTAATGCTAAGatgacaaaaatacaaagccTCATTTTCTCTAAAGTCaaatttgcattgttttcatCTCATTTAAACAAGGACATTGCTACTAGCCgaactgtgctttattttttttaaaaaaagtattttcagttgttATACTTGAAGAGGTTTATTCCACTATCATGCACTGCTTTGGTAAAAGTCTCTAGTATcagtatatataaaatgaactGGCAAGATTGGCACACATCTGAATAGTAATGTTCCCTGCAATTACTGGGCCGAGGAAAGAGTTCAATGTTTCCAGGCCAGTGACATTCCCTAGACCCCTACTGCCCAGCCATGAAGTACTGCTCACCTTCTGCTTTTACGATGGTGGTGggtaaacaaaaggaaaatgattagGTTTGCCTTTGGGGAAggagatttgtttgttttttaagcaggTAAAGTGATCTGGAGAGTCGAGATGAATGCCAGAGCCTGCATAAAAAAAGTGACAAGACTGGATAACTAGGAGCAAGACACAGAAGGAACAGAGCAGCTGTCCCTTTAGGCAGCAGCAAGCCATTAGCATGGCTCAGCCATCTTGTGAAAGCTCATCCTTagattttcagttaaattacACAGCAAGCTTCTCAGATGTCTGTGCTGCAGATTTACTTAAAACCTTAATGTATTCATGCTTCAGTGAAAGACAACTACCcctgacatttttaaagaaacctgtttagaaataaaaatcacacacatTGTAAATTCAcgctgcttatttttttcttcaagccaGCCCAATATATTGCACGCCCAATCCTCCTCCACCTCAAATCACTGGGATGTGATGCAGCAAATATTCATGcttaagaaatgaagaattacATTTGCAAACTGACTGGTTTATCCTCATGGCTCTCACACCCTACCCATCCAACCCACCCTTCTAATCCACATCAGTTTATTTGAgcattcattattaaaaaaaaaaaatcacacaaaataGGTCGCACATTTTACATACTTGCAAATTCAGCAGGCACCAAAGAATGTGCAAATCACTGTTACACAATACAACGTAAGGGAATAACACCAGCTTTTCTATTGGAAGACGACAGACAAAAAGCAACCGAGATGAATCTCAAAATAAGATTTTACCCGAGGCCCGAGCTAAGCTGCTGTACTAGGAGAGAAGTTGGTTTACTAGGGATTTTAGGTTTTACCAtgtatgtggagtatgttagatCAGCTCGCTAAGTGATAACATCACTTTTTGCTCACATGTTACTCCAGCACATCCCCAGCTAGAAATGAAACCGTGTATGCAACAAAGCCTTCCAGCATGTCTCCTCCAACCCACTATCACCCTTTCTGAAACATCTGAACGtgttaaaataaacaggcaAGAAGTGTTTATATTTGATCTCACCACGACAGGGATTCAAATGCAAGGCACACGCACTGGTTATACGCTTTTGCTCACATGCTTtgctaacaaaaacaaaagccacgCATATTTCAGCTGCATGGAGAGAGTTGTCAGCAGCAGTACACCTCTGCTTCCTCTCACGCCAACCCCTGCTCTTCGGTTCTGGCTCTTCTCAAGGGAGCACGAAATAACGATGCCCATGCAAACTGGAACTAGGCAGCAAAATACGGTGCACGCTGCTCTCGTATCCCAAGCACATGCATGAGGTTCACGTTACTGCAGTtgctaggaaaaaatacaacttaGATGTTTTTATCTTGACATACAGCTCTAATGAAGTCAGAGTGatcaaaataattacagaatgCTGCCATAGATCAGACGGGGAATTATTTCATGGAAGAGACTTCTTATTCAGCCCTCGTCAGCAGGAGAGTTTAAACTAATGTATAGCACTTTCTTACTGTTGAAGAGatcacaaaacagaattaaattgTCTCACCTTAATTTAGAACTCAAAAGGCAGAAAGTGCCCTGGCAAATGCCACattttgcaaagtattttgcattttttactactgtgtttaaaaaagcaagcaaccaaAAGCATTAAGAAGATGTAGTTAAACCAACCACAAGCACTACCaattttgaagcagaaaaagcagttcCTTCTAGTCTCTCACATTACTAGGTACCCAATACTCACAGTTGTGTTCTCTAAGCTGTTCATCCCTCTCAGTAGTTTGTCACCTAAACcacgattaaaaaaaaagcaacaaatctGCTCTCCATTTAAAATCAAGTTGCCTTATCCCTTCCCAGGAGGCAAAACGAAAGCTGTTGCTATTCTTCTAAATTAAGCCTCGGAGGTGAGATGTTGACACATGATTCTTCGAGGGTGTGAGCAACCCACCAGAGATGTGAATACAACCAGAGAGCAGGATAACCACAATGTGGTCACGCATACCTTTTACTTAGGGAATTATTCAGAGCCCATGGCAAGAAGTATTCACCTTCTGGAAACTGCAGCAACAGACCGCAGTTACCTTCCTCGCAATGCTCTAGCTAGTCGTACTTCCACCGTAACACCACTCTACATCTGGAGGCGTGCAAGGCCAGGTTCTCAAAATGCTTGCTGTATCTAAAGGGAAAGCATAGTTTACTCACAGGTAGGGTGAACGTGCCAAGCCTTTGAGTCTTCCACAATTTCACTTCGTGTTCAGAAATGTGAGTTTAGTAATGACCAATGTGTGAATTCCTAGGAAACGCAGGCTACCTGCTACTTCCCCCTTATGTAGTCTTCAAgttaccttcttttttttttttttaagttttaaaggagcagaaaaaaacacacaaacagacTGATATAAGAAAGCTGTGCTGCctccctattaaaaaaaaaaaatcttaaaccTGCTCTCAGGTCCCTATCTAGAGATATCTTTCACACATCAGTGCCTACCTAACTCACCAGCACTTCATACATTCTTTCATGAGGAGCTGTGAGCACTATGCTGCTTAAGCCAGGACGACACCTTTACTTCAGCATATATAACCACGTATGCAAATCAGGCTGACCTACAGCACTGCAAGCAACCAAGTTACAACAGGACTTCGTTAAGTAACACCACTAACAACAGAGAAGTCAGGCCAGAAGAGTCTGCGTGCACCCAGACTCCACGCACGGCTTGGCCTACCCCTCTTCTACAGTTCTTTAGTCACTTGCAGCCATCTGGTCATCTTTGGCCCTGGGATACCAAACCTGGCCTCCACTTTCAGGATGCTTGAGCAATGTATGAACGACCAATGGGGACAGACAGCATTCCTATCCCTCCTAAAGCCAAAGTCAGAGAAAATGCCCTTGAATCTGGAAGCTTACCGGTGCATCTATTGGCGAATGTACACCGCCCATTGTTTTATCCTTAGAGGAGGACGAATCTCTACAGTACGACAACAGCAGTGCCCTGTAGGAACATCGGAGGGGCAAGACTTTCTTCAGAAAGGGCAACTGAAACAACATCAGGCG contains the following coding sequences:
- the PPM1A gene encoding protein phosphatase 1A isoform X2, yielding MGAFLDKPKMEKHNAQGQGNGLRYGLSSMQGWRVEMEDAHTAVIGLPNGLDGWSFFAVYDGHAGSQVAKYCCEHLLDHITSNQDFKGPDGPPSVESVKSGIRTGFLQIDEHMRVISEKKHGADRSGSTAVGVMISPQHTYFINCGDSRGLLCRNRKVHFFTQDHKPSNPLEKERIQNAGGSVMIQRVNGSLAVSRALGDFDYKCVHGKGPTEQLVSPEPEVYEIERSEEDDQFIILACDGIWDVMGNEELCDFVRSRLEVTDDLEKVCNEIVDTCLYKGSRDNMSVILICFPNAPKVSPEAVKREAELDKYLESRVEEIIKKQGEGVPDLVHVMRTLATESIPNLPPGGELASKRSVIEAVYNRLNPYRNDDTDSASTDDMW
- the PPM1A gene encoding protein phosphatase 1A isoform X1 codes for the protein MGAFLDKPKMEKHNAQGQGNGLRYGLSSMQGWRVEMEDAHTAVIGLPNGLDGWSFFAVYDGHAGSQVAKYCCEHLLDHITSNQDFKGPDGPPSVESVKSGIRTGFLQIDEHMRVISEKKHGADRSGSTAVGVMISPQHTYFINCGDSRGLLCRNRKVHFFTQDHKPSNPLEKERIQNAGGSVMIQRVNGSLAVSRALGDFDYKCVHGKGPTEQLVSPEPEVYEIERSEEDDQFIILACDGIWDVMGNEELCDFVRSRLEVTDDLEKVCNEIVDTCLYKGSRDNMSVILICFPNAPKVSPEAVKREAELDKYLESRVEEIIKKQGEGVPDLVHVMRTLATESIPNLPPGGELASKRSVIEAVYNRLNPYRNDDTSGLSRNCCNYGQSRL